A region of Bradyrhizobium sp. SZCCHNS1050 DNA encodes the following proteins:
- a CDS encoding coniferyl aldehyde dehydrogenase, which yields MDQSLKSPALSALDDAFHAQVEASRNAPPPALAARLDGLKRLRAMLSDNEKRLEQAISADFGHRCAVETTIAETLFLQAEIRHTLKVLPRWMAPRRIATALQFWPARNRLIPQPLGVVGIIAPWNYPLQLTLAPAIGALAAGNRVMIKPSELTPHFSALLKELIAANFDPTELIVTGIEDGVAETFAALPFDHLVFTGSTRVGRIVAEAAGRNLTPVTLELGGKSPTIVDVSADIDEAAERIAYAKLLNAGQTCIAPDYVFVPEQHADAFASKLHRHMLQMFGTNPANGDYTSIISERHYARLEGLLRDAIARGARTLSTTSPEDPAWKKLRKFPPTIVVGASADMAVMQEEIFGPLLPIMTYRQSDDVIRHINAHDRPLALYWFGTDAAARDTVLARTVSGGVTINDCLLHFAQMNQPMGGVGASGIGHYHGEWGFNSFSKLKPVFYRSPFNRMKDLYPPYGASIARIEKLLRFLS from the coding sequence ATGGACCAGTCCCTGAAGAGCCCAGCCCTCTCGGCGCTCGACGACGCGTTCCACGCCCAGGTCGAGGCCTCCCGCAATGCGCCCCCGCCCGCTCTCGCGGCACGGCTGGACGGCCTGAAGCGGCTGCGAGCGATGCTGTCGGACAACGAGAAGCGCCTGGAGCAGGCGATCTCGGCCGATTTCGGCCACCGCTGCGCCGTCGAGACGACGATTGCCGAAACGCTGTTCCTGCAGGCCGAGATCAGGCACACGCTCAAGGTGCTGCCGCGCTGGATGGCGCCGCGGCGCATCGCCACCGCGCTGCAGTTCTGGCCGGCGCGCAACCGCCTGATCCCGCAGCCGCTCGGCGTGGTCGGCATCATCGCGCCGTGGAATTACCCGTTGCAGCTGACGCTGGCGCCAGCAATCGGCGCGCTCGCCGCCGGCAACCGGGTCATGATCAAGCCGAGCGAGCTGACGCCGCACTTCTCCGCGCTGCTCAAGGAGCTCATCGCGGCGAATTTCGACCCGACTGAGCTCATCGTCACCGGCATCGAGGACGGCGTCGCGGAGACCTTTGCCGCGCTGCCGTTCGATCATCTGGTCTTCACCGGCTCGACCCGCGTCGGCCGCATCGTCGCTGAGGCCGCCGGGCGCAACCTGACCCCGGTGACGCTCGAGCTCGGCGGCAAGTCACCGACCATCGTCGACGTCTCCGCCGACATCGACGAAGCCGCGGAGCGCATCGCCTATGCCAAGCTGCTCAACGCCGGCCAGACCTGCATCGCGCCGGACTACGTGTTCGTGCCCGAACAGCACGCGGACGCATTCGCGAGCAAGCTGCACCGGCACATGCTGCAGATGTTCGGCACCAACCCGGCCAATGGCGACTACACGTCGATCATCTCCGAGCGGCACTATGCTAGGCTGGAAGGATTGCTGCGCGATGCGATCGCGCGCGGCGCCAGGACGCTGAGCACGACCAGCCCGGAAGATCCGGCCTGGAAGAAGCTGCGGAAATTTCCACCGACGATCGTGGTCGGCGCGAGCGCGGACATGGCGGTCATGCAGGAGGAGATCTTCGGTCCGCTGCTGCCGATCATGACCTATCGGCAATCCGACGACGTCATCCGCCACATCAACGCCCACGACCGGCCGCTCGCGCTGTACTGGTTCGGCACTGACGCTGCGGCCCGTGACACGGTGCTGGCGCGCACCGTCTCCGGCGGCGTCACCATCAACGACTGCCTTCTGCATTTTGCGCAGATGAACCAGCCGATGGGCGGCGTCGGCGCCTCCGGCATCGGCCATTATCACGGCGAATGGGGCTTCAACAGCTTCAGCAAGTTGAAGCCGGTGTTCTACCGCTCTCCCTTCAACCGCATGAAGGATCTCTATCCACCCTACGGCGCCAGCATCGCGCGGATCGAAAAGCTTCTGCGATTCCTGTCCTAG
- a CDS encoding SDR family NAD(P)-dependent oxidoreductase, which yields MSELFDVSREVILITGASQGLGRQFARVLSARGAAVALAARQTGKLKALEAELKARGGRAAAVEMDVTSMASIVRGMDAAEAALGPVTVLINNAGIAVEKLAVEQSEADWDAVIGANLKGAYFAATEAARRMAARKTGGNIINIASVLGFSVVKFISPYAISKAGVVQATKALALELAASGIRVNALAPGYIDTDINHEVWETPAGEKLVKRIPQRRVGHESDLDGAILLLASNASRYMTGSVVTVDGGFLLT from the coding sequence ATGTCCGAGCTGTTCGACGTCAGCCGCGAGGTGATCCTGATCACCGGCGCGAGCCAGGGGCTCGGCCGGCAGTTCGCCCGGGTTCTATCGGCGCGTGGCGCCGCCGTCGCGCTCGCGGCACGCCAGACCGGCAAGCTCAAGGCGTTGGAGGCGGAGCTCAAGGCAAGGGGTGGTCGCGCCGCCGCGGTCGAGATGGACGTGACGAGCATGGCATCGATCGTCAGGGGCATGGATGCGGCCGAGGCCGCGCTCGGACCCGTGACGGTGCTGATCAACAATGCCGGCATCGCGGTAGAGAAGCTCGCGGTCGAGCAGAGCGAGGCGGATTGGGACGCCGTGATCGGCGCCAATCTGAAGGGCGCCTATTTTGCCGCAACCGAAGCAGCTCGGCGCATGGCCGCGCGCAAGACCGGCGGCAACATCATCAACATCGCCTCGGTGCTCGGCTTCAGCGTCGTCAAGTTCATCTCGCCCTATGCGATCTCCAAGGCCGGCGTGGTGCAGGCGACCAAGGCGCTGGCGCTGGAGCTCGCGGCGAGCGGCATCCGCGTCAACGCACTGGCGCCCGGCTACATCGACACCGACATCAATCACGAGGTCTGGGAGACACCGGCGGGCGAGAAGCTGGTCAAGCGGATTCCGCAGCGGCGCGTCGGCCACGAGAGCGACCTCGACGGCGCGATCCTGCTGCTGGCGTCCAACGCCTCGCGCTACATGACCGGCAGCGTCGTCACGGTGGACGGCGGCTTCCTGCTGACGTGA
- a CDS encoding GMC family oxidoreductase: MTDEVDFIVVGGGSGGATVAGRLSEDPATSVALLDAGGRNDNWIVTTPYMLFLMVAGPVNNWSFTTVPQKGLDGRSGYQPRGRGLGGSSAINAMVYIRGHRADYDHWASLGNTGWSYDDVLPYFKRAENNAEFNGAYHGQSGPLPVSRLRTDNPVHDIFLQAAREAQFPVRDDFNADTQEGLGLYQVTQKNGERWSAARAYIQPHLGSRSNLRVETSAHASMILFEGKRAVGVKYRQGKEVKEIRSRREVILASGAFQTPQLLMLSGIGDASALARLGIAGVHHLPGVGQNLQDHPDFIFAYTSDNPNFSSLSPKGLRRLLAGIGQYRRERRGVLTSNFAECGGFLKTRPDLDVPDIQLHFGMAVTDDHGRKRHGNGFSCHFCLLRPKSRGMVGLKNADPLAAPLIDPNFLGEADDLETMVAGYKTTLRLMQTPAMRSLGKRDLFTSDVRTDDDIRAILRARVDTVYHPVGTCKMGVDDPLAVVDPELKVRGMSGLRVVDASIMPTLIGGNTNAPTIMIGEKAADMIKRELKG, encoded by the coding sequence GTGACGGACGAGGTCGATTTCATCGTCGTGGGCGGCGGCAGCGGCGGCGCAACGGTTGCCGGCCGCCTGTCGGAAGATCCGGCGACATCCGTCGCGCTGCTCGACGCCGGGGGACGCAACGACAACTGGATCGTGACCACGCCCTACATGCTGTTCCTGATGGTCGCGGGGCCCGTCAACAACTGGTCCTTCACCACCGTGCCGCAAAAGGGCCTGGACGGGCGCAGCGGCTATCAGCCGCGCGGCCGCGGGCTCGGCGGCTCCTCCGCGATCAACGCCATGGTCTACATCCGCGGCCACCGCGCCGACTACGATCATTGGGCTTCCCTCGGCAACACCGGATGGTCGTATGACGACGTGCTGCCCTACTTCAAGCGCGCCGAGAACAACGCCGAGTTCAACGGCGCGTATCACGGCCAATCGGGACCACTGCCGGTCAGCCGGCTGCGGACCGACAATCCCGTGCACGACATCTTTCTCCAGGCGGCGCGCGAAGCGCAGTTTCCGGTCCGCGACGATTTCAATGCCGACACGCAGGAAGGGCTCGGGCTCTATCAGGTCACGCAGAAGAATGGCGAGCGCTGGAGCGCGGCACGGGCCTACATCCAGCCGCATCTCGGCAGCCGCAGCAACCTGCGGGTCGAGACCTCGGCGCATGCGTCGATGATCCTGTTCGAGGGCAAGCGCGCGGTCGGCGTCAAGTATCGCCAGGGCAAGGAGGTCAAGGAGATCCGCTCCCGGCGCGAAGTGATCCTCGCCTCCGGCGCGTTCCAGACCCCGCAATTGCTGATGCTGTCGGGCATCGGCGACGCGAGCGCCCTGGCGCGGCTCGGCATCGCCGGCGTCCACCATTTGCCGGGTGTCGGACAGAACCTGCAGGACCATCCGGATTTCATCTTCGCCTACACCTCCGACAACCCCAACTTCTCTTCCCTGTCGCCGAAGGGCCTGCGCCGGCTGCTGGCGGGCATCGGCCAATATCGCCGCGAGCGCCGCGGCGTCCTGACCTCGAACTTCGCCGAATGCGGCGGCTTCCTGAAGACGCGGCCTGATCTCGACGTGCCCGACATCCAGTTGCATTTCGGCATGGCCGTCACCGACGATCACGGCCGCAAGCGCCACGGCAATGGCTTCTCCTGCCATTTCTGTCTGCTCCGGCCGAAGAGCCGCGGCATGGTCGGCTTGAAGAATGCCGATCCGCTCGCCGCGCCGCTGATCGATCCCAACTTCCTGGGCGAGGCCGACGATCTCGAAACCATGGTGGCCGGCTACAAGACCACGCTGCGGCTGATGCAGACGCCGGCGATGCGCAGCCTCGGCAAGCGCGACCTGTTCACGTCGGATGTCAGGACCGACGACGACATCCGCGCCATCCTGCGCGCCCGCGTCGATACGGTCTACCATCCTGTCGGCACCTGCAAGATGGGCGTCGACGATCCGCTCGCCGTGGTCGATCCCGAATTGAAGGTGCGCGGAATGTCCGGCCTGCGCGTGGTCGACGCCTCGATCATGCCGACCCTGATCGGCGGCAACACCAATGCGCCGACCATCATGATCGGCGAGAAGGCCGCCGACATGATCAAGCGCGAGCTGAAAGGCTGA